A section of the Saccopteryx leptura isolate mSacLep1 chromosome 4, mSacLep1_pri_phased_curated, whole genome shotgun sequence genome encodes:
- the GALK1 gene encoding galactokinase: MAASGQPQVGELLAEARRAFREEFGAEPELAVSAPGRVNLIGEHTDYNQGLVLPMALELVTVMVGSPRADSLVSLLTTSEDADEPRRLQFPLPTAQRSLEPGTPQWANYVKGVIQHYPAVSLPGFSAVVVSSVPLGGGLSSSAALEVATYTFLQQLCPDSGAIAARAQVCQRAEHSFAGVPCGIMDQLITLLAQKDHALLIDCRSLETSLVPLSDPKLAVLITNSNVRHSLGSSEYPLRRCQCKEVARALGKESLREVQLEELEAGRELVSKEGFRRARHVVGEIRRTAQAAAALSRGDYRAFGRLMVESHYSLRDDYEVSCPELDQLVQAALSAPGVYGSRMTGGGFGGCTVTLVEASTASQAMQHIQAQYSGTATFYLSQAADGAKVLHL, encoded by the exons ATGGCTGCCTCGGGACAACCCCAGGTCGGGGAGCTGCTGGCCGAGGCCCGGAGGGCTTTCCGGGAGGAGTTTGGTGCTGAGCCCGAGCTGGCGGTGTCGGCGCCAGGCCGCGTCAATCTCATCGGGGAGCACACGGACTACAACCAGGGCCTGGTGCTGCCCATG GCTCTGGAGCTGGTGACTGTGATGGTGGGCAGCCCCCGGGCAGACAGCCTTGTCTCCCTCCTCACCACCTCTGAGGATGCTGACGAGCCCAGAAGGTTGCAGTTTCCCTTGCCCACAGCCCAGCGGTCTCTGGAGCCTGGAACCCCCCAGTGGGCTAATTATGTCAAGGGAGTGATTCAGCACTACCCAG CTGTCTCCCTTCCCGGCTTCAGTGCAGTGGTGGTCAGCTCAGTGCCCTTGGGGGGTGGGTTGTCCAGCTCAGCAGCCCTGGAAGTGGCCACCTACACCTTCCTGCAGCAGCTATGCCCAG ACTCGGGGGCAATAGCTGCCCGGGCCCAGGTGTGTCAGCGGGCCGAACACAGCTTTGCAGGTGTGCCCTGTGGCATCATGGACCAACTCATCACTCTGCTGGCGCAGAAGGACCATGCACTGCTCATTGACTGCAG GTCCCTGGAGACAAGCTTGGTGCCACTGTCCGACCCCAAGCTGGCTGTGCTCATCACCAACTCCAATGTTCGTCACTCACTGGGCTCCAGTGAGTACCCCCTGCGCCGGTGCCAGTGCAAAGaagtggcccgggcactgggcaaGGAGAGCCTTCGGGAGGTGCAGCTGGAGGAGCTGGAGG CTGGCAGAGAGCTGGTGAGCAAGGAGGGCTTTCGGCGGGCACGGCACGTCGTAGGGGAGATTAGGCGCACTGCACAGGCAGCAGCTGCCCTGAGTCGTGGTGACTACAGAGCCTTTGGGCGCCTCATGGTGGAGAGTCACTACTCCCTCAG GGATGACTATGAGGTGAGCTGCCCAGAGCTGGACCAGCTGGTGCAGGCTGCGCTATCTGCACCCGGGGTTTATGGCAGCCGCATGACAGGCGGTGGCTTTGGTGGCTGCACCGTGACTTTGGTGGAGGCCTCCACTGCTTCCCAAGCCATGCAGCACATACAG GCGCAGTACAGCGGTACTGCCACCTTCTATCTCTCCCAGGCAGCCGATGGTGCCAAGGTGCTGCACCTGTGA
- the H3-3B gene encoding histone H3.3 encodes MARTKQTARKSTGGKAPRKQLATKAARKSAPSTGGVKKPHRYRPGTVALREIRRYQKSTELLIRKLPFQRLVREIAQDFKTDLRFQSAAIGALQEASEAYLVGLFEDTNLCAIHAKRVTIMPKDIQLARRIRGERA; translated from the exons ATGGCCCGAACCAAGCAGACTGCTCGCAAATCCACGGGTGGGAAAGCGCCTCGCAAACAGCTGGCCACTAAAGCTGCCAGGAAGAGCGCCCCCTCGACCGGCGGGGTGAAAAAACCTCATCGCTACAG GCCTGGGACCGTTGCGCTTCGAGAAATCCGTCGTTACCAGAAATCGACCGAGCTTCTGATCCGGAAGTTGCCTTTCCAGAGGTTGGTGAGGGAGATCGCCCAGGATTTCAAAACTGACCTGAGGTTTCAGAGTGCGGCCATCGGTGCGCTGCAG GAGGCTAGCGAAGCGTACCTGGTGGGTTTATTTGAAGATACTAATCTGTGTGCCATCCACGCTAAGAGAGTCACCATCATGCCCAAAGACATCCAGTTGGCTCGCCGGATACGGGGGGAGAGAGCTTAA